The DNA window TCGTGACTCGATAAACAGAGTATATGTGACTTTGCTTACAATTTGACTCCCCTAAATAAATTAAGCGCTAGCAAATTGTTGGATATGACTctcatttaatatatttaatgacTTAGTAAAAAAATTAGGACTAATTTAGAATAATTGAATGTAAAGATAAGGATATTAGAGaaaaagagagggagagatagAGATCTAGAGAAAGCAAGCAACTGCATGTGGCCCATTGCATGTCAACTCACCCCTCTCTGATGTGAGTTTCTCCAATCTTGCCTTATTTAGTCACACCGATTCTcccaaataaatttttttaatggtgtgttgttgttgttgttgttgtttctcAATTTAGAATGGACAGAGGCGGAGACGGCCCATCCtggagcggcggcggcggcgatttATCCCCCGCTTCTGCGATTCCAAGCAGGTACGAGTCACAGAAGCGGCGCGACTGGAACACCTTCGGGCAGTTCCTCCGCAATCAGAGGCCGGCGGTGGCGCTGCCCGAGTGCAACAGCAACCACGTGCTCGATTTCCTCCGCTACCTCGACCAGTTCGGGAAGACGAAAGTGCACCTCCAAGGGTGCATATTCTATGGGCAGCCTGAGCCGCCCTCGCCCTGCACCTGCCCCTTGAGGCAGGCGTGGGGCAGCCTAGACGCCTTGATTGGGCGTCTACGCGCTGCCTACGAGGAGAACGGAGGGTCTCCTGACACCAATCCGTTCGCCTCGGGGGCCATCAGGATCTACCTGAGGGAGGTCAAGGAGTGTCAAGCTAAAGCCAGGGGGATTCCgtacaagaagaagaagaagcccacCAAGAATGACGACGATTCCAATTCTTCATCCTCTTCATCAATGCCGTTTTCTTGAACCTTCATTTAAATGGGTaaattccctctctctctctctctctcgcgaGTTTATTGATTCATATCTCAAGATTTATTTCATGGATTAGAAACCCTCTTTTTTTATGTTATGTGTTGTGATTTCATGTTACAATTTTGGTCGCTCGGATTTTTTCTGTTGAATCTGGTTAATAACAGTAGATAAATAGTTAATAGATTAACAAGATTAGAGATTAATTAAGTATAGTGATTATATGCTGTTTTTGCCAATATAGAGATTTAATGAAAGGACTAATTTTCTGGGATTGGATCCGTTGCActtcataaaccctaatttccaGTACTAAATTGGGAACTCAAAAATATTGACTTTGATCCAAAAATTTACTTCCAGATTGAATCTACAGTGTTATAGACtaaagtacattaattataatttcataACTACTCCCACTGTCCTTTCCTTCACTTATTTCAGATTTACTGCCTCTATTTGTCACATCTATATATTAGAAGAATCTCGAAGATCTCTATCAAGTCCTACATTTAGTATCGTTAGTGATTACCAGTTGTGAATATTGCTAAAAATGGTGACATTAAATATTCTTAATTTGTCTACAAAAATGTACCcttttttagttaattaaagTATAATGATGGTAGTATATTTCCGTTTTGAGAACCTATCTTCttttttctattaaaaaaacaaaaaaaaacaagcaATTAATCAGAGTACTACTCTATTTCATGTCAGCCTTCCATTCTGATGGGCATCATCTTTTTTTTGATTCCCCATTGATATTTCATATGAGTTCTGGAGTGTGGGGATGGCTTTTTTGATTGTTTATGCCTATATTCgacaaaatattcaattattttgttccatctctctctctataatATCGAAATTCAATCATATCATGAGTGTCTCTCTCTTTGATCTGTATACTTTTCAATCAATCCAAATACCATTCCCTAATGTGTTTTATGTGTGCTTTTCATCTATCGTGTTTTACGAAATTAAATGTTTGATTGTATGTTTCAAAGGTTTCATCATTTTACTAATGACTCACATCTCATAAGAAGTATGACTAGGGCCGGTGATATAAGATGAATACTTATGTTATTATACGTGGGAGCCAGCGCAAGACTATTCAGAATAAAATTAGGttgattataaattaattagggGTGATTAAATAGtgatattaataataattaggCTCTTAAAATGTATGATCTCGTGTGCATCTATTGTGGAGCGCACCGAAGACCCACTCATTATATAAAGTATCAATACTATGTTCGATTATGAGTATATATGTGCCAAGATAATAAATATAGTAGAAGAATACAGATTCTTTGGTAATTTAGTTAATCAAGTAATAATTGAAAGATAATTTAACACTCCCTATattaataaatcaataaatGATAGTATAATTAAGATTTGTACTACTTATCCTTCCAATGAGATGGGATGCATAATCCAAAATATTTGCATAATACTCCTAGGGAGTAGTACTTCATAGCATTTGATTTATAAAGGGCCTTTGGTTTAAATTTAGTAAACAAGATACTCCTGTGGAAGGTATCTTTTTCATCCTTGTCACACACAATAAAGGAGCCGTTATAGTTTAGATAGTGTATGTAAAAcgatttataagatgttttagtTATATTAGGTTTGTAGAAAGTGTTTGAAGATCATTCAAAAGAAAATTGTTTCTCCAAAAATATAATGTAGCTCTCTTAAGAagggtatttttttttattaattttctcgttatagtttatagtaatatatttttGTCCTTGGTTACATGTTATAAGGTCAAATCCAAAACTTTTAAAAGtaaattttacattttaatGTTTTATTGCATGTATATTCTAAAAACATCctagttaaaataaaattagccAATTACTTTAAACGTAGATCAAGTACAAGTAAACACCGTGTTGTTAATTTAGATATAATTAGAGCaattaataatttgatttaaCCAAAACTATCCAATCATATACCTATTTAATATAGGGCCATATCCCCTATGAACATCCCTTTAGATCATACTAaaactagtagtaatatttatcatTAGATTATGAAACGTATGGTGGTAGTGTGGATTCTGTTATATGGATGTAGGTATTAATCAACGTTATTATCAGTATGAGATGAAAAATACAAGTGACAGTTAATTAAAACTTAGTATATATTAGTACATCAGTGTTATATTTGTATaatatgaatataaataaattaatatgaaTATCAAATCTATGTCACACACAGTATCAATAAATGTCATGACGGTTTTGTATATCAATTTATGTGACATACAAGATCAGTATATGCATGAATAAATTTCTTTCATAGTTTTAGGATATATCATATCTACTTTAGCttttaatgaataattatattaatttctcTATTTAACTTAGCTAGAGAATATTGCAACATGGCATGCTTTATACTAGTAAATCAATAAATTCAATTGatattattgattttaattctcattttaaatatttctattatttatttatatttatatacatatatataatctTAGAATTATCTGAATATGAAAGATCAAATATGCTTATCACTTTGCTGATTGATTTCATTTCGTTATAATTTTGAGGCTTTAACATCTGAAACCAATTAAAATCctataatttgtaatataggTGGTGGGATAAAATGGCATATGATGTGATATCTAATCATTTGTAATTATTATACAATAAAGTAGaaatgttttttaaaatttttggtgTATGCTAATGAAAGCGCCATTAACATTAGTTTCCCACtaattacattatttttattagtgCATCAATAAATCGTCGTGGGGCATTCTTGAAAATctgtttttaaataattaaatgtcCTTTACATATATATCTTTACTAGATCGCCTTCTGTCTGCTAAGATTTTGTGGGACATCTCAATGATGCAATTTTGTCCGAATGGTTAGTTtatacaattatttttttctttaaaattcatCAATGCGAGTTTAGTAATAATGCAAAAAAGGACATGGGCTTAATTGTTTAGTCATTAtcatattcaaaataaaatagattatctacccttaataaaaaaaaaatcatataatgGTGATCCCAATTATGTGCACATCTAGCTtccaaaatactactactatattaaaaatatgagtTGTTACGATTCTTCttcaaaacaatttattttccttctACTTCCCATCTTTGTCAGAGAATCCGATGCTGTAACATGACTTTTGATTTTGAGATTTTTGGTATATAAGAAATGTGATTATAGTTAtgcataattttttaatttgattagGGATCTTATATAGTGTTCCTCCTTATAGAGCCACATCCTTCTATAGCATgttgtattctttttttttgaaatgaTCAAGCTTTTGAGAGAGTCTATTTGAAGTTGCCTTATATAATATAGAGTTAAATAGAAGTATATAAACAGATATAGATATACGATGGAAAATTGCAGCAATAGGATTGTGTATATAGGAATTTGATCAGCCCACTAGCTTGGGTATACATCTAGCTTAGGCATTTAGCATGAATATAAATCTTTTACATTGTTAGAGCAATCCCAAAATTCTAGCTATTTTTCAGAGTATGAAGTGCATTCACACAGttctaatttatagtatatcgAGGTGCATAACATATCATTGCATTTGATCTATTTTACAAATTCGATTCATGTTCTAAAATGTGTCAATAATGCCATAACATTTTGATTTGTAGCAATTTAGGCATCCTTGGTTTTTTCACAACAAAAATTGTTCAGTTAACTATGCCGTTTTCATTGAGGGTGTTGAAATTGCTGCAAATCAGAAGTTAGTGGTATTACTGAAATAGTCTAGGAAGTATATTCAACATACTGAATATgctactaatattttaattatatggcTTAGTTTCTATAGTTAATATAACAAGATAACTaatgattttatatttatcaCATCCTATAAAATGTAGCGTATATGTGTGGTTGGAGAAGCTTCTTAAATAAAGTATAAAGATTTACATTTCAGTGTAAAGTACTGCAAATCTTTTCAGGAATTGGTGTAGCAGTGGATGAGAAGCTCACATGTAATTTGAAGAGAGAATGTCTTCATCTTCTAAAAAGGGATAAAGAAGCTActttaatactactagtatatactATTATTGAGCTGGCTCATGTTTTATGACTTAATAAGGCTGACAAGTCTTCTGGCTGGATAGCAGAAATAGAAATGAACTAAATCAAGATTTTAGTTGTaaattagtactccataaaaatatgaaaagaaaagaaacctTAGTTGTCTAGTTTTCTCTATCAACCGTACTCATACATTTGCATTTttcttaaagaagaaaaaaactaCGAGTTTCATAACTAGATTTTTGTTGAATGGTTTCTATCAGAATTTAATTTTGGGCCAATGTACGTACCTGTGATCTTAATATCAAGCATGCCTTATCACTGTGATCAGTAGCTAGGTTGCATCAACTTGTTAAACAATTCTGACAGTAAATTGAACTGATGTGTTTGACTGATGGTTTTTTGTCTGCTTCTGATCAAAACTTTTGCTGATTGGCACGTGGGTTTTCTTCCCACAAAAGTAGTTTATTGACTCTTGCCTTTTTTTTTCCCCACCCTCAGTTGAAAATATGTGTTGgtaattgaaactaaaaatataacatataattgTCCCatatcggtgtcaagagaaaactgaaactaagtatataagtctcatggcccctcctcctatcaccaattggttttaggatggaacccatggatttctatcatggtatcagagcgggtcgccgactgtgggtcatatttaactgacccagcagtatatctgggctgaaaccgaaaaaaatgactgacccagcagtataactgggttgaaaatttgggccaagtggtcccaaCCGATCCAAAAATATtggaccgattgtccaatcgattagaaaaaagtcctACCCCTCCAATGTTCACCTTGAAGggaagtccaacccctccaatgttcaccttgaagggtttgagggagggtgttggcaattgaaactaaaaatataacatataactgtcccacatcggtgtcaagagaaaactgaaactagtatataagtctcatggcccctcctcctatcaccaattggttttaggatggaacccatggatttctatcattaTGTTTCTACAACACAGCACATTTTTcgattttactttatttaaaacTCATCTGAAATGAGAGATAATTGATTCAAAGTaggagtgtgtgtgtgtgtgtgtttcaaAGAATAACTTATAAAGAGTGATTTGTCAGTGGACTAACTATAACTATAAGTGCATGATTTTTCTAGGTTTTCCTTGAAAGTTCTGGTTTttccttggtgttttgtttattaatattttactaATAGCATGAGATGTCTACATGTTATATATATTCTGCATAATCATTTTCAATTATATTATCTAAGCATTTATCtatatttaattatgtgaaTAAAGGGGATCTcatcaattgctaacttttctttaattgtTTAACATACTAATTCATCAACGTAGTTTATTAAAACGTCAGCACGATGACATTagtatgtcaacacaaatttagtTGACATACTTATGTCTTAGCGTTGGACATCTGTTTTTTAACAGTCAACACAAAGGCATAAGTATGTCAACTAAATTTGTATTGACATACTAATgttatcgtgttgacatttttaatatgtCGCGTTGATGGGTTAGCAagttaagaaattaaaaaaatttaatattataacgCACCCCGTGAATACAGTCTCCATATATTTCGAATAtgatatatactccatatttctaATATTCTAACTTGGTCCTATAAAATTAGCTATTGATGTTGGTTCTTTCTTCTAACAggaacatcaagaggagatCGATCTGAATGCAAGCAGCTTTTAAATCAAATAACCagctatctctctctctctgcgtTTTCTTAAGCTATTGTAAGATTCATCATCAAAAACTTTGATTTTTACTTTAATCAATCTATATTCCATCGTGTAAATTTTATGTTGCCTTTTTGTTTCTATGTACGTTTTAATTCTTTTTTGTATTCTCGATGTTTTTTGGGACATGCATATATATGTTGATTTCCATAATGGTCTCTCAGTTTCAGGCTGTTATGTTTTACTCCCTGAGGCCTGAACTAATTTTCTACTTATTTTCTTTCAAAGACCTATAGAAAAACATTGTGTGCCATCTTAGGCTATCCAAAATGTAACTCTTCCCATCCCTCTGGCCACACTGACGGAACCAGCAAACGCCAAACCTGGTGCTGTCCGCCATTTTTACAGAGAAGAACTGAAGTGGTGGGAGAACTGAAGTGGTGGGAGAATGGGGGTGAGAGAGGAAATGGTGTAGAATGTCTTAATGGAGATTGAGTTTTCCGTCAAATTGGGTTGGGACTTGTGATTCATTTGATTAGGAACTTAATAGTTTTACTTAATAGGAGGATTCAATGTTATATATTTAGTGAACTAAGCAAATGATTCCTTAACTttgcattttaaaaaaatcgtgAGTAGTCTTGGACTAAAGTAATCTCATTCGTGTTACTTTTTTACTATTCACCCCTATTTTTCCATCAAAAATGCCCCTCAAGGCATGGGGGGAAATTTTGTTCATTCTTAAATTAGGGTATCTGGTACGGAGTACTACTCTCTCTGTCACAAGTTAGTTGAATTGTTTCTTTtatgcactcgttttgaaaaaaataatactaataaatatttaaagtagagaaagagtaaagtaagatagagaataaagtTGAGAAAATTCGTAttctacgttattctctcttttattttactaccttttcactttaactatttattatcatttttttcaaaacgaatGTAAAAAAAcaactcaactaccttggggcGGAGGAagtgtgatattttctttatctttctctTCAGTATTGGGTATAATAATTTTCTATAGATAGAGTATctgaaatgatatttttcacttcattttttcaatcactttatgtcAAATCCTCTTTCtttttcaataaatttttagaaagtaaaaaaatattagaatgaaattcttaaatatattaattataaaaataaaattataaatttaattatcaaaatggTTTGTAGCTTAATTTAATTCTGGATAGAAAAAAAGTACCgcgaaacaatttaattttctaTGGACTATTAGCGTGCAAAAAGCAAAGTTCATTGATcatttgcgtagttcactcttataCGCCatatgtcccataaaaataaggaaCCTTCCTTTTGTGTTTGTCCTgtaaaaatatctcatttccatttatggaaagttctctcaaactcattactcatatacagcaatttatttataactCATATGATTAGGGTtcaccattaaacactaataataatgtgggtttcactatctactaacactattttaactatcaaTCTCCtcatatttcttactttactaattatgcattaattatcGTGTCGTCCTAAATGTCCTTATTTTTTTGGTACTGAGTGAGCATATAAGACTATTATGCTACTtactattatataataataataataataataataataataataataataataataataatggcaAATTTTATCCagctagaaatttccagccctaatcctatgaatttagcgggctattcgggtcagcccacgggttgcgggctacactGACCTCTCTAAAAAATACCATCATTTACTATTAAACCTTTCCTTTTGTATGTAATAATTTGTGTATTGCACTtttgtatttataaatttttagtattatgTAGtccttatattttattttaaggaGCAGTTTAGTTTATAATATCCTtataattcatatttatttgtataaatataaaaaccTGGTACATTTATTTCGAATCTATAAATTGATTATCTCATATAGTCTGGTTAAAGTCTATCCTCTCCCACATATAGCACACTGCTTAGGGCAGACAAATCATGTGGATTGAGTCGTTATCAGGTCAACCCAATatcgacccaacccaataaggcaaACCCTAATTGAATACGAAATCATCGGGTTTTTATTAAGTCGTGCGGATTATCATGTCTTGACGAAAATTGTTAGCCCAAGTGTTAGTATGAATAAACCTTGAAtctaaatattataaatatagataTTGAATTACTAAAAGATAATGGAATTGTTAAATGAAACTagactttagagcatccactataaggTTGACACTTGCAATAGCCCCGccactttttttgtccacagccactTCGTATTTGTCCGTGCCCACAAAAAAAAGTGTCCGCAGCAATAGTGGAcattttttagccacttttcactttaattttttatttttaataccaAAGGAATCCATAAATTTTAGTAAGAGAAAGTATGAAtaaagagttggaatggtgtgaaaataataagggaaatggggtgtatttatagataaattaaataaatttttaaaaaatgaaaaaaaaatatttgccCCCCCCCCTACCGGTGCGCCGCGCTATTGGCCGGCGCGCCTGTCGGCGCACCGCGCCTGGCGCATCCTCGGCGCTTAGTCGCCGATCGCCCTTCCGCCCCAAAAAAAGCGTCCGCACCGAAGCGGACGCTTCTCCTGCTATAGTTAGCCGCGGCGGCTGCGGTtccggggcggccggcgcgccgctCCTATaatggatgctcttatagacATCCAAATTTGTAAACATAGACACGAAATATATTGTTCTATTTCCCCCTccagagaaaagagaaaaaattacaGTTCTGAGCACAATTTGCGT is part of the Salvia splendens isolate huo1 chromosome 6, SspV2, whole genome shotgun sequence genome and encodes:
- the LOC121806824 gene encoding protein LIGHT-DEPENDENT SHORT HYPOCOTYLS 10-like; the protein is MSTHPSLIMDRGGDGPSWSGGGGDLSPASAIPSRYESQKRRDWNTFGQFLRNQRPAVALPECNSNHVLDFLRYLDQFGKTKVHLQGCIFYGQPEPPSPCTCPLRQAWGSLDALIGRLRAAYEENGGSPDTNPFASGAIRIYLREVKECQAKARGIPYKKKKKPTKNDDDSNSSSSSSMPFS